CAGCGTGGAGATCTGCTTGTATGTCTTCCCACAGTGGTTGCAGTTGTATGGTTTGCATGGAGTGTGGACCACATGGTGTTTGTACAGGCTGGAGTACTCAGTGAAGCGCTTATCACAGCCAGGTACTGTGCATACATATGGCTTCTCTCCTGTGACAGTGCAAGGGAAGAATGAAACATTTTAGTTCAACGTTCAGCTCAATGTTTTAGGGTGAGAAACCGAGTATCCTGTGCTGTGCTAGTCTATTAATTAATTATAGACGTCACAGCCTTCTGTTCTGCATCCActacttaaaaaaagaaaaagaaaaagaaaagaggccctcaaaaaaaaaaaacaagtgtgtacctgtgtggatCCTCATGTGATTTTTGTAGTTGGTGGCGCTGGCGAAGGCCCTCCCACAGCTAGGCTCGGAGCAGTAGTAAGGCCTTTCCCCcgtgtgtgtgcggatgtgCACCTTGCGAATGTTGGAAGTGGTGAAAGAGCGGCCACAGCCTTCAAACGGGCACTTGAACGGCTTCTCGCCTATGGAAAGCAGGAGGAAACATTTCATTAACGTGACTGAATCTGCCCGCTACCTAAACACTCAAGATCAAGACCACTCTATACATACTGGAGACGGACACTATCAACTGGTTGGACAGTTGGACCATTTTTTTATCAAGTTCTTTGATTCTGCAGCGGAAGATTTTTAGGTTTATGATTTCAAACATTTTCAGTCAAACAGAGACTAATCCCGCTAAGCTATTTTTAAATGAAAAGGCATACAGAGAGTATACAATCTTGAATAGAAATAAATATGCCAAAACGTTCCGAGATTTGTAAGTCTAAAAACCTACTGTGTGTCGAAGACATGGCAGGACAAGAGTACCtgtatgtgtccgtgtgtgcttCTGCAGGTCTCCTGATGTTTTAAAGGACTTATGACAATTGGTCTCCAGGCAGCGGTATGGCTTTtcgcctgtgtgtgttctgatgtgACTTTTGAGCCCATACCCTGGTAAACGTCACAGAGGTAAGCAGGTGTGAGTGACAAACTTACAATGACATGAAACTGGGCACAATTgctaataaaaactacaaacAACAATGACGACAAATCCACTTCACCTGTTGCAAATTTCTTTCCACATCCCATATGTTCACACAAATACGGCTTATCCCCTGTGTGTGATCGCTCATGtacctgtgacacacacacacacacccacacacagatttcAATATTAAATAAAGTAGTGTGACCATAGAGTGTCCATTGACATGGGCTTTAAGGGGACTCTGACCTTGAGGTGGTGTGCTGTGGTGTAGAGCTTTCCGCAGCCTTCGTGCTCACAGCGGAATGTCTTCTCTCCCACATGCTGCACTCGGGTGGCTCGCGAGTCCTGGCCCTGCAGCACAATCTAAGAGCCAGCAGGTGATCATTAACAACTGCTGTTCCTGCCTGAATATAATAAAGGTGCTTGTCCCTTATTCACAAAAAATTCCAAACTTTTTCCAAACTGACTTCCTAAGAATGCTGTTTTTTTAATATAGCTTTGAAAAAAGAAGTTGTGGGGGTTTTGACCTTTGGTGTATGCATTTCTATGAGCAAAATATCCAGACTTTTCCATGTAGTTTATCCATTCCCGAGGAGTTTGGTTTCTTCATGTTAGAAAGGAGTTTATCCATGCCACTGTATCAGTATTGTTACATTTTGATATGGAGGAAAGCAGTACTAACACCAAAtagggaagggggtgggggggctgggggatgagtAACACAGTGTCCTAACTGGACGTgagggaagggggtgggggggctgggggatgagtAACACAGTGTCCTAACTGGACGTgagggaagggggtgggggggctgggggatgagtAACACAGTGTCCTAACTGGACGTGATACAAGCGAACATTAGCGATAAAACCCGTTAAAATACATTGTTTTCATTTGGAGTGTCCTGACTGCAAGCGACGCGAGCAGCGCCATGACACGTGACGTGACGCCCCGTTTCTATTTTGTTTCTGTCGCTCGCGTTGCTCTGCTATTTTAAATGACAAATATGACGCAATAGAAGGGCCTATTTAACGGATTCAGTGTAGACAGATAACACCGAATGCTACAAGATAGTCAGTCGCTCGGATCCGGTTAGGACACTATGTAAGAAGTAAGAACAGGCAGGGGAGAGGTACCATACCTGCATGTGGACACCATTATCACTGTCTCCTCTACCCAGCAGTCCTGAGCCACAGTCGGAGCCCTCTACCTTTAATATggataaacaaaacacacacacacacacacacagagtgaaatACAGAAGTGTCAACCTTCACCACAATTGAacagcgctctagaatctttgcttcatactattcatcctgcacatataCTTTCTTACTACTCTTCTAATGTTACCGTTTCTGGTAAtaacaatggtactgttaccacactgcactacaatggtactgttaccacactgcacatagctgtacatatctgtctacacagttcatactgaatatccatatttattctgctcttataaggttactgctaatacactgcacatatttatatttaatgtaTATCATTGTAAACCatcttctgtaaaccaactgtatactactgtctccATGGCACTATTTATCTGTCTATGCaacacctgtctatactttgtatatcacattgcacttttctgcttttttgtacttctggttagacgcaaactgcattttgttgtctttgtacatGTACTCTTCACAATGACAGTTGAATCTAAATTCCAATTTGAAAAGGGAATGGACTGTATCTGTATAGCCATATTaccaatgacaatgacaacattaaacaaacacatgcGATCCACCATATATCAGGACTATGGATGGGGTGGGGACCCTATGATGCACCTTAGCAGAATACTGCTCCAGCACACTGATCGTCTCAGCATCTATGGCGCCCTCTGCTTGCAGGTCTGCTACAGTGCCGTCAGCCTGGATGGCCAGGATGGTGTTGGACTGGGGCATGTGGACAGTGTGCTGAATATAGGCCGTGGTGCCGTCCTCTAGTTGAACCGCCTGCAACCCACTCTGCTCATACGTCTCtgaatacacatacagacaacactCATCCAATCATTTTTTGTAACCGAATAATTATCTTATCTTACCTACACACAACTTACTGTAAGCTGTGAGTGAGAAGCATTTGATATATGATGAGACAGAAGAGGAGTAGAGGGAAATAACAGAGTTGAGGTAAATACAATAAGAGTAGTCTGAGAGTACGTAAGACATGTTTACCTTTGGGTGCATGGATGTAGGCTGTTGTGCCATCCTCAAGCTGTACCGCCTGACCATCCTCTAGTCGCAAGCCTTCACCACCTACAATTTGTAGCATACTATTAAGCTAATTCAAGTCACATGTTTGAaagtaaacacacactaaaTACCAATAGGTCTTCTGATATCCATTAGGATTTTACTTGTCTCTCACAATCAGAGTACAAAGCTTGAATTAGTAAAACCAAAATACAGGCCACAAGTACCTGACTTAGGCATGGATAAGTGCTGAACATACGCAGCCGAGCCATCCTCAAGCTGAATCACCTGCCCTTCCATCAGTTTGCTGTCTGAGAGAACTGTGAGAGCAAAAGAGTTGGTAAAGTTACTCAGCCTGTACCTATGGACACAAACCAAATCCATACAGTG
This DNA window, taken from Alosa sapidissima isolate fAloSap1 chromosome 11, fAloSap1.pri, whole genome shotgun sequence, encodes the following:
- the znf143b gene encoding zinc finger protein 143, with product MMLLAQVNRDSQAMEFQSVDGDSQQVTLCLTEAVTVADGDHIENLDTVSLQAVTLVDGSTAYIQHNPKVLSDSKLMEGQVIQLEDGSAAYVQHLSMPKSGGEGLRLEDGQAVQLEDGTTAYIHAPKETYEQSGLQAVQLEDGTTAYIQHTVHMPQSNTILAIQADGTVADLQAEGAIDAETISVLEQYSAKVEGSDCGSGLLGRGDSDNGVHMQIVLQGQDSRATRVQHVGEKTFRCEHEGCGKLYTTAHHLKVHERSHTGDKPYLCEHMGCGKKFATGYGLKSHIRTHTGEKPYRCLETNCHKSFKTSGDLQKHTRTHTGEKPFKCPFEGCGRSFTTSNIRKVHIRTHTGERPYYCSEPSCGRAFASATNYKNHMRIHTGEKPYVCTVPGCDKRFTEYSSLYKHHVVHTPCKPYNCNHCGKTYKQISTLAMHKRTAHNDTEPIEEEQEAYFEQPTEAMDDPSITFTPTVVEDDSGSEQVATGTAELIEQQHVALITQDGTHQVSLSQADMQAMGGTITMVTQEGTTITIPAHEAMLASGGTHSVTMVTADGTEGQVAIVTPDLSAFQTEDGELMQDQDQQMGTPHPVTLLATSNGTHIAVQLSDQPSLEEAIRIASRIQQGETPGLDD